In Carassius gibelio isolate Cgi1373 ecotype wild population from Czech Republic chromosome B2, carGib1.2-hapl.c, whole genome shotgun sequence, a single genomic region encodes these proteins:
- the LOC127950673 gene encoding leptin receptor gene-related protein: MMAGIKALVALSFSGALGLTFLLLGCALEHFGVYWPMFVLFFYILSPIPNLIARRHADDTESSNACRELAYFLTSGIVVSAYGLPIVLARKSVIQWGACGLVMAGNSVIFLTILGFFLIFGGGDDFSWEQW, from the exons ATGATGGCAGGAATAAAAG CTCTTGTTGCGTTATCCTTCAGTGGTGCACTTGGACTGACTTTTCTCCTTTTGGGATGTGCACTGGAACATTTTGG AGTGTACTGGCCAATGTTTGTCCTGTTCTTCTACATCCTGTCACCTATCCCAAATTTAATAGCCAGACGGCATGCAGACGACACTGAGTCAAGCAATGCATGCAGGGAGCTTGCATATTTTTTAACCTCTGGAATTGTGGTGTCAGCATATGGGCTACCCATCGTGCTTGCACGAAAATCTGTG ATCCAGTGGGGTGCTTGTGGCCTGGTAATGGCAGGcaattctgtcatttttctgaCCATTCTGGGGTTTTTCCTGATATTCGGAGGTGGAGATGACTTTAGCTGGGAGCAGTGGTAA